Genomic segment of Macellibacteroides fermentans:
GGAATACGTAAGGTTCTTATTTTCCAGCTGATTCTGCCAAGCCAATAAAAGAACGAAGAGTTTAATCCGTCAAAGAATACCGGATAAACAGGAACATTACCTTTCCGTATCAAACGGATTACACTTAAAGTCCAGTCTAAGTCCATTACCCGTTTTTTCTCTTTATTATAAAAAGAGATTGCACCAGCAGGGAAAAACCCCATGGGATGCCCGGACTTAAGCCTTTCCAGAGATGTACGTACTCCGTTAACATTGGCTACATTGGCACCTCTGTTTTTTGAATCGGGTTGTACAGATATAAAATTATCTTCCATTGCCCCTATTTTGGTAAGTACGCCGTTTACCATCACCGCAAAATCGCTTCTGCGTGCGGCAAAGATATCAATAAGCATAATCCCGTCAATGTGTCCGAATGGATGATTTGAGATAGTTATAAAAGCCCCTTCCGGCAAAGTATCCAATAACTCCGCATTATGAACGTTATATTTTATATCCATCAGAGGATCATGTAACAAAGCTGTCGTAAAATCAGCACCTCTTAAGTGACAATGTTTGGCATGGATATCATTAACCTTCTTGATACCAAGCCATTTTATTATTTTTTTTCCAAGAAAAATCCCGAATTTAGTTTTAAAAAAAGGGGCAATCTCCTGCAAATCAGATAAATCGACTACACTTTTTTTCATATCTTATTTCAATGATTTATATTT
This window contains:
- a CDS encoding lysophospholipid acyltransferase family protein, translating into MKKSVVDLSDLQEIAPFFKTKFGIFLGKKIIKWLGIKKVNDIHAKHCHLRGADFTTALLHDPLMDIKYNVHNAELLDTLPEGAFITISNHPFGHIDGIMLIDIFAARRSDFAVMVNGVLTKIGAMEDNFISVQPDSKNRGANVANVNGVRTSLERLKSGHPMGFFPAGAISFYNKEKKRVMDLDWTLSVIRLIRKGNVPVYPVFFDGLNSSFFYWLGRISWKIRTLRIPIEAFNKHGKVMDVYIGAPISVEEQNSYTSDEEFAKFLYEKTYALKK